The Planctomycetia bacterium genome includes a window with the following:
- a CDS encoding tetratricopeptide repeat protein, which translates to MALLLAGRTEHAILSLEEARERFRAIANAQANTAAEGMTAVCLADQGTCLLQLGRLDEAAAACDECIRLAQQLGDDRQVAVSKGQLGIVRFEQCRYPEALAAQIEARELFTRFNEPGNVAIGWHEIGMIYQEMGHAETAEDAFRQALAICTRTGNCDGEARSLAQLGTLYSDELSRPEQGASLIRQAADIHASLQNKIEEGRQRSNLACTLRKLRRYDDARQEIHDALKCLEQFGHSAAAWMAWAILADIEADAGIAQAATEARNNAIDCYLAYRRDGGENHLPQGRLCAHVAQSLLVGDGQATVNLLKQLIAKAKTPVELAYFHVLQAIASGSRDVTLADHAEFDYTVAAEILHLIETLEKHRPG; encoded by the coding sequence ATGGCGCTGCTATTGGCGGGCAGGACAGAACATGCCATTTTATCACTGGAAGAAGCTCGTGAACGTTTTCGTGCCATCGCGAATGCTCAGGCCAACACAGCTGCCGAAGGGATGACAGCTGTGTGCCTCGCCGACCAGGGCACTTGTCTGTTGCAGTTGGGTCGTTTAGACGAAGCTGCGGCGGCTTGCGACGAGTGTATTCGCCTCGCCCAGCAACTCGGTGACGACAGGCAAGTCGCGGTGAGCAAGGGCCAGCTTGGAATAGTCCGCTTTGAACAGTGTCGCTATCCCGAGGCCCTTGCAGCGCAAATTGAGGCGCGCGAACTGTTCACTCGATTCAACGAACCGGGCAATGTCGCAATTGGCTGGCATGAGATTGGCATGATATACCAGGAGATGGGGCATGCGGAGACCGCGGAAGATGCGTTTCGCCAAGCTCTCGCAATTTGCACTAGGACGGGTAATTGCGACGGGGAGGCACGCTCGCTGGCGCAATTAGGGACTCTGTACAGCGACGAATTATCTCGTCCGGAACAAGGAGCGTCACTAATCCGTCAAGCTGCCGACATTCATGCGTCCCTTCAGAACAAGATTGAAGAGGGCCGCCAACGATCCAATCTCGCATGTACTCTACGCAAGCTCCGCCGATACGACGACGCGCGACAGGAAATACACGATGCGCTCAAATGCCTTGAGCAATTTGGCCACTCTGCTGCTGCGTGGATGGCCTGGGCCATTCTCGCGGATATCGAAGCGGATGCCGGTATCGCGCAGGCCGCTACGGAGGCAAGGAACAACGCTATTGATTGCTATTTGGCATACCGCCGCGACGGCGGCGAGAATCATTTGCCTCAGGGCCGCCTTTGCGCGCATGTAGCGCAGTCCCTGCTTGTCGGTGACGGACAAGCTACAGTGAACTTACTGAAACAACTTATCGCCAAGGCCAAAACACCCGTTGAACTTGCCTACTTCCATGTTCTACAAGCCATCGCTTCCGGTAGCCGAGACGTTACTCTGGCCGACCACGCGGAATTTGATTACACGGTCGCCGCGGAAATCCTTCACTTAATCGAAACTCTGGAAAAGCATCGGCCGGGATGA